The stretch of DNA CTTTAATGCATAAATGGTATGCTACAAACATACCAACAGAGTGTGTGACAGATTTGCACAAGTGTTCAACATGCATCTAGAATTGTATACAAGTGTGGTGTCATCATAAACGTTTGACAGCACAAGTCGTCGAAGTGCCTGTAATTCTTAGGTAAAGGTCCGTTGATGCAAGATCCAACATTGTCCTGCCCTATATTCATtcataaacaaaattttcagGGCACTGGTAAAATACCGATCAAAAACTAATCTTTCTAGCACTGGATCCAAAGGAAAGGACGGTATTGCTGGATATTTTGTATCTCTTTTTGATTGATCAGcaataaataatgttaaacTCTTTGAAGATACCTGACTTGTCAATCATATCTCTTCAACTGGATGCTTATGAAAGGGCACGTCTCTTAGAAGTGCCTATTCAAGATAAGTGTGTCCTTTAAATGTGGCTCTACATCTATTATAAACAGATGGTTAGACAAAGTCTTTAAGATTTATTACAAACACCTAATCGATATTCTATTCTcgttctatttcttttcttctatacAGAGATTGTTCTATAACAGAATCTCCAGTATTGCTGGCTACATATTTTGCTAACCTTGATTAATCTAGAAGGTCATCAGCCATTAACCCTACATCAATTCTGGAGGAAACAAATAACGCCGTAAAGATAATGAATTCATTCACGTTCTATAAAATTCCCACAATAGTTTTCCTACAGTAACTTCACAATTCGGTAACAGAGAATACGAAAATGGAAGAAGTACCTATAAAGTGAAGGGAAGGGCACTTGAGTGGCGATGAAAACGCATTAGCAGCCAGCTTTGGCAGCCCAATCTTCAATCCATCATATTTGCCCCCCAAAACCCTTTCTGATCCTCCAAACTTCCCCCCTGAAATTACAATCACAAACTTGATCTTGGGAACCTCGGTGAGTGCCACCCCATCCAATTGCATTCCAGGCAATGCTGCACAAATACCTGCCCCCTATAGTCGTAGTTCATTATCAGCAattataatcatcaaaattcacAGCTAAACGGAACCCTATTCTTACAGaactattattaaaaaatcggataaaatatgaaaaacccaCCTGGGAAGACCCCATTAGACCATCAAAAGGGCCATGTTTTACCATATAATCTTCTATGTAGGCAATACATCCATCAAAGTTGTAGTATTCTCCAAGATCCTAGAAAAGAGAACAGCTTTTcataaattcatataaattaattgtatCGAACCATTCATAGTCGATGTATAAGTATAGCAAGATCTGACCTCGCTGTACTGGAACCATTCGTAGTAGGGAGGATCATAGTAGCCTTCAACACCGGATTCGCCGGCTGCCGGATAAGCCCCGTCGAGGAAGACGAGGTCCAACCGACCGAGAACGCTCTCCGGCCACTTTCCGACCTGTTTCTTGAAGATTTCACCGCTCGTTCTGAATCCGTGGAGGCAGAGGATTCTGGGCTTGCTCTGGATTTCAGTCGTCATCCCAGTCTTCTGGGTTTCCCTGCTTGGATTCTGCTGATCACTATGGAGGAGAAGGAGAGCCACCCGACACGGCTGCCGGCCTGTGGTTGACACCAGCCCGGGCGGGTCTGGTAATGtggtaggggtgttcaaaaaaatcgatgcACTGTAGAAATTGGCCAAACTAAATCGAATCAAATTGAtccaattgatttttttttttggcggtcGAAAATggtttggattctgtccaaactgcgcggtttgcggtttggacagtttgctgttcggttttaaaccgaatcgcccaagaaaataataaaaaaattattattataaaaatctaataattagcagcccattctatttattttttacactattttgtctttattttttgtttctatttatttacatttaattgtctttatttaccaatatttgtgtctttatttatcatttttaaatatcttttttagtgattttaaatagcatttcaaaTTACGGTAAACTGCACCAAACCAGAcagcggtctggtttggtgcggtttggccgaacccaaaccagaccgcgatctggtttggttgaaaaaccgcactagcggtttggcgtgctgaaaatgattcaaaCCGGCCAAATCgcaccgcgaacacccctaTCATGTGGTGTCTCTCAGTTTATCCACGTGGATCAGTTCCTCTTTCATAGGAAATTGAAACTCTTAtcagaataaaatttaaattaacatcTATATAGtaaaatcatcaaaaatatatataatttttaattttttcttattttaattacacatttaaactatacaaattttgagttaattaaatttgttaaagaataatgttaaaatatatattttaactaaaatgaGTGAAGAATATCATGACGTGGAGAACTGTCAAGTCAACTACTGTTCAAGCATTGCGGCACCAATTGCCTGCCTTCCAGTAAATGTGGTTCTTATGGTTTGCAAATTACTTGCCACAACAATGACGGGGAGAGGCTCACATTGTTCCCTTTTATGAGAGTTCCTTAAATGCTGTTAGGTGTGGAATGATCCACGCCCACGATGATGAGACAAGATATTGAAGTGTatgactaaaatatcattcACTTACAATAATAAGACAACGTGTAAGATTGCAATCGAGTTAAGCTAAGTTTTGATAAGCTCAACTCGggctcagcatatcaaactcaGGCTCGAGCACAAGCTCAGTGAACATAAATCGAGCTCGACTTTACTGAAAGAAGAGATCGAGCAGATCTGATCCACGAGGGCGCTGACGTGTGTCAGGTGACCCGAATATATAGGTGTCAAGATCGTCTTTGGACTTGTAACGACTGTGGAGCATATGGGTGAAAAAGAATGCCGACCAACAGTTTCGATAGAGGGGGCCGACGGACAGGTGGAGGATGGGGTCGAGAGTAAAGAGGCCGGCGACTATGGAGTCGATCTTGGATGGGTTGATTTCAAGTTTGATCTAATGTGTTCGATGATTTGGGCTAACATTTTGACAAAGAAGGGTCTGAATCAAAGGAGCGAAGGCTTAGGAAaggaaagagagggagaatgcgaagaagatgaagattgttgcaggaaggaaagaaagagataaagagaaaaaaataggtttGTTGGAAAATGGAATTGTTGTGTGCCAGAGAAGGGAAAGTGACACAAAGAGGGGAATAGGTTTGTTGGGCAGAGAGAATAAATGATATAAtgataatatgtatatgtatgtatgtatattaaacaatatatattatttaattataaaaataatatatatttcatgaGCTAATAGCGAGCCTATAATCGAGCTAACTCGCGAGCCTATCGAGCCTAGTTTTGCTAAATTCAAACTCAGCTCGTTTACCAATTGAACTTCAAATTTAGATTCAAGTTTGACTTGTTTACTTTAACGAATGAACTCGAATGAGCTTTTACTGAACCGAATATTGAACTGAGCCCAAATGGCTCGGTATATTTCCAACTCTAACAGCGCGATGTGGTAAGGTACaatgggtattttagtcatttgcGAGCCCgtgtgtagcccaaggtgtagCCCTTAATGTACAAGTAGTATGGTCATTTACATTAAGATATGGATTTTGCTATTGGTTTGTGCTATACCCTTAGGAACCTCAATCTCTCTTGAGTCTGGGCCTGCTAATTGCTGGGCCTGCGATCGCCTACTTTTCTCTCGGACTGGGGAATGGTGATTTGGGGAtggatagttatccccgatatcctcTTCCGTGGGTGGAGGTCTCTCCTCCCGTGGTTGGCGGACCCTACGAGGCGACGCCGATGGATCGTGGGCAGCATGTGCTTGAGCTtggccagaattctgaccgcgttAGCGAGctgcattaccgtattctccaatgcttcttGGCACtgctgccagtcccggatcgtccctgttCCAGTGATTTGAATAGTAGGTTGCGCAGGGAATTGCAGCGGTATGCCGGTGGCGTCTCCAGCTGGCGGTGGTAAAGGGATATCCGCTGTTGAGGCAacgggtcctccatttggtggaaAGTCTCGCGGTCGGTCGCggtgattttcaggtgggtcgaTTGCCGCCTTGGAACTTTGAGTATTCCTTCCTCtggccatggctattgatctgAGCGGCCCCCTTCCTCTAGccccaaaatgtcgacgttcagtTTCAACCGATCATGATTCGTTTTGGGCTGCGGCGAATAAATCTAAGAATAGCAAGAAGGAGAAGGGAAAACCCAAAATTCCAAACGCGAGTCGACACCGGAgaattttttacgtggttcggccagagcGATGCCTACTCCACAATCACCCCCTGATTATTCCTTCAGAATGGCGGTATTTAATTCTTCTCCTCTTCCCCTGCCCCACATGATATCTACCATTTTATACTGAGGGGCTTTtataatttagataacataaagaaatacaatgattgtataatgggggacaaacaaccCTTATCGTCTACACAAAACAGGAAGTGGGATCCTCATTCCGAGAGGCATGGGCTGTTGCAGGTAAAGTGGATAGTCcgtacctctgacttctcagcagctttaccACTTATGCGAGCTAGCGGTTTTAGGCCAGTGACTTGGGTGGTGCAGCGAACTGAGGGTTAAATAGCAAGCCTGTTAATCGATTGTCGAGAGCTCGCCAGGGGTTTTTATCAGGAGCTCGTAAGGTGCTTGCTTTATGGGCTTCGGTGGTGTACGAATTTCATTTGACGAGGTTCTGGGATCTTCCAAGCTTTGGGTGATTGGGTCAGTCCATCGAACTAAGCTCGGCCCATAATGGGGTGATATTGGAATAGCATATAACAACATCAAACATGAACCACAATAAATCCTTAacataacattttataaattaacacTTCCAAACATAGCGAATGAATGATATACTTTAAACttaagcggaagcaagatcagaacctgcaAGAAACCTCAAAAACATAACATACATGGGTTTATACACATCGTTCAcccaacatatcattacaaatacTATTAAAAACCTAAACAATACAACCGAATGAAGTAAATGGTCCTAGCCCTGCATGGAACCACAAAATTTTCGTCGCATTCATGCCTTGATCACCCTCTTGCTCTTCCGGCCATTTGCCtcgcctggaacgtggaatattacaggaacatagtccaaacattagaagatgaaatcttctaagagaTGGTTAAAATAATCATGAATGAATTAATAATGCATGGACATGTATAAACATATACCCTTGTGTACCTTCCTTGGCCCACCAGCCCAGCACGGAACCCTAGACAGAATCCCGACCATTTTGCAGGATATTCCTAACGTTATTTCATCAATTGCCCTTGAAAAATTGAGGTTACATtatcagggcgacatcccaatcccatgcacgagtatcaatatgccaataatatcatgccatacaaatatcacgacttcccatgcaataatatatgaacaaatatgacaaaaatgatcataacatacataaatatcatgcatagtaAAAATAATCATGTCATATATGGTTCCTTGAGACAAAATCGCTCACCTTTCACAAAAATTTGATATACCTCAAAAAGCGTGCATCTGcctcgattttcatgccaaACTTTGAAATTCGCACCAACTATTTCACCTCAACTCCCAAAGCACTATAtccaatatatttatttaaataatcaataaaacttgtttttccataattttcttgcatttttctccaattattttctctagcaatagaaaataaatacacatcaatatttttccaaaataaatcctaaaatatttttctaggaatattaaaaaaattgtagaaaattCCAAGGCCCCACGCCCCTGCACGCACGTGCGCGTGAAAGGGAAAGTGAGACTGGAGCGTGAGCTTCACGCGCCAATCATCTTCTTCGGCGCCGGTCATctagtcgatcccaatggtaccttGGATGGCCTGAAAGGATGGTCGGAAGTGGCTCAACCAGTAGCTTGAAACCTCGGCCTGATGGTCCGCCTAGGGCTCCGGCGAAGCTTCAGATCTCGCTTGTTTCTGCTCCTTTGCTCACCAAACTCTCTAGAAATGATCTACTACTCTCAAGGataaaaagccctctatccttgcTACTTGATTCGACCTAAAATGCCTtcgatttgagcttcaaacttcTGAAACTCTCAGCCACTTGAACCCCATTTATAGGTAAAATCGACGCTTGAAATGCCTTTGGCCGCTTAACCCATTGCCTTAGACACCTCTACCTTCCCTAGATTGCCTTGGAAACACCCTTACCTGACCACAAAAGCGATTTGCAAAGCTCGACCATTCAGCCAAACTTCTGGccaatttttctcaaaattcgacCACCTCAGTGGTCGTTATCTGCTCATGATCACTCCTAAGGCATCCCCGACCACACCTCATTGCGATCCCCATGGCCAAAATCGACGGTCGGCTACCAGTAGAGGCAGGTCGGTTTCCCATTGCCCAACCTTTGtgtttttgcacttttgcccctctaattttggttttctcaCTTTGGCCATTTTTCACACAACCCACGAACTTTCCATAATCGTTATTGAGTCCCTCAAGTcttaatcatttcatttctcactTGAAACTTctagaaaaatgtcattttgacctTCTCgagcaattttgaaaattatacttaggctcaaatcttcgttttggcaGTAAACTCTTCTGTTTCTTCCCGAAATCACTGAAGGGATGTTCTACTCAATGAATTGAAGCTTCTTGAGGCTTTCGTTATATCTTTTCGAGAGTCTCCtatgacaattcgatttttctgcCCAATCcatagctgtatcgaaaatgatttttttattcaatttcttttggtcctaaaaatcatgcctcgagatACTTGTTAGAGGTATTCCTATTTCCTTAGGCATTTAAGCTTTAGGGTACTCCTTACGACTGATTCGGTAAATTTTTTAAGCTTTTTAGATATCAATCTTCCccgaatttttatttttgtattaaaataataaaccaaagttcttgggtattacaataaaAGCTTTGCACAATTGGTCATATCTTAACTACCCAGGACTATTGATCCACCCATCATAGTTAATTGTGACTCTCGGGTGGCATCTAGTCACATGTCTCCTCGACCTCCTGAATATATACCTTTTGGGAAGTGATTTTACATTATTACGGATCAATACTGAGATAGCATGCCTGCAGATAATTCCCTTAAACTCGAATGGGTGGCAGCTACAAACAAATTCGCAGTTATCCCTTTGAAATAAAacgataaatttttttatcttgacACCCTTACCAACTATAACGTCCTCTTGTACCTTATACGTCATTCTTAAACACCTCTCGTCGGCCGCTATGAGGTCACAATACATCTTTCCGCTGATTTCTTCCTGAAATTCCTTGAATTTTTATATGGTACAAACAGATTGGAActgtttttcaatttcatatgGTGTAATGCATGCAATCATTTGCAAGAATGACTGAAAATCTGCCTGAAACTCCTTCTCAACCTTACTCTTTAGTGCTCACTCCTATTGTTCAACAAACTGCTTTAACGATGTTTTTGAATTGATAAACCCATCAAAGAATGCATTCATACTCTTACTGCATTGGGTTGTCGACATATCTTTCCAAAAGGATGTTTTTAAGAAACAGGAAACCAACGACTTCTATCAATGTAAAGTCTAGCCAACCAATTATTGCCATGCAATTTATGTTGTTCAACATCCTAATCCAACCTTGTTTGAATTCTTCTAGAGTTTGCGAATAATATACTAGTCCGTGTATAGTCGAAAATATGACACCTTTTTGAACAAACGTCTGATGATTCATCCCACATTCGAGCAGCGTAGATTCTTCGTGATGATTCATCCCAACAAAAGGGGCGAATGACATGTCATACTTATTTGTGAGGTACGTGGTTTCAAAGGTCATAACATCGTCGGATTACTTATATGCTTTTCTGCACCTATTATTGGCCCAAAACACATTTCTTAATCGAGACTCTTCATCCAAATCAATATTGAAGAAAAAACTAGGAAAAATTGcttgcattttttaaaaataagactgTATTGCAGTTGCATCTTCTTACCCTAGTCGTAACCGCCTAACCTTTTCAACGTAGTTTCTAGCTATAATCCCTTTTGATGCATGTCATCTTCTTATATCCACCCACATTGACAACCGCTGAGTTATAGCTTTTATGTAACAAAATTCCAGCCATATCATTCACTTCAAGCTTTCATTTTACATGTGCACTCAATTGTCGATTGCATCGAAACAACTAGGATTTGGATGGACTCGTCTTATGATTATACTCAAGATGGACTGTCTTAATTCGCCATGTTCCAATACCATCAGTACTTGCAGTTAGCCTAGCTTTACGCCCTATTTGAATGGTCGATTGTGGCCTTAAAGAAATATTTGTAGCCCTAGTTCTTTGGCCTTCTCATCAACATGAAAATGTCACATATTTTATACCCCATTCTCatcatttcttgaatttcttttccTAACTGGAAAACCTACGTTATATGCATATCTCTTGTAaaactcaaatatttcattGACATCCTTAAACTTCATCCTAACCTCCAGCACAATAACCTCACTATCTTTTGACTTTTTTCCCTAAGATTTCATCATCCAAACCATCCAAATTCTCcattaaaatatcatcttcatcatttcctAAACTTCTGTCATCCATTACTTGTATATTATTGGTTTCTATTATCTCATCATCAACTTTTGTAACGTTAAAATGCCAAACATAGATCAAGTAGTTCAAAAAtactcaaaaacataaatcaaaCAATACATAAATGTAGGAAATTACTTGACAAACCAACCATTTTGCTCCCAATGATTCTCTTTGTCAGAATGAGCATTAGCCGGCGATGGAAGATGTAATGGACAGCAGGCAACGAGTGGGCGCGACTGCCAGCGGTGAAGGCTGTAGTGGCTGGCCAACAGTGGAAGATGTTAAGTCTTTCATCCGCAAGTGAaccccaaacatcttaacaaGTTTTCATAATTTTGCGTATGTGTAGGACAAGTCCTTCGCAAATGACCCCTGAACATCTTAATGATTTTTCATGAGTCGTATGTGTTTAGGGCGAGTCTTTCATTAGTCAATGCTATCAACTCCCGAACATCTTAACGGTTTATTCTTTGAGTAGCGTGTGTTTAGGGCGAGTCCTTCATTTGTCAACGCAAGTGATTCCTAAACATATTAACGATATTCAACATCCGTTTGTGTTTGGGGGGAGTCCATTCGCTAACGCAAGTGACCCCCTGAATATCTTAACGAGTCTTTACTATCTGCGTGTGTTCAGGTGAGTTCTTCATCCGTCAATGCAAGTGATCCCCGAATATCTTAACGGGTCTTCAACATCCTCACGTGTTCAAGGAGATTTCTTCGTCTATCAATGCAAGTAACCCCCGAACATCTTAACAGGTCTTCCTTAATCGTATGTGTTTGGGGAGAGTTCTTCGTCTATCAACGCAAGTAACCCCCTAACATCTTAACGGTTTTTCGTCATTTGTGTGTGTTCGGtgtgtaaagataaaaaaaaaactaaattaattaatttaattaaattatatatataataactaattaaaaaaaaggaaaatataaaaataaaagggggaggcgctcggcagccccccccccaaaaatcagaatctctctctctcttttattctctTGCTCCCTCTCGAATTTCCTTCAATTTCAAACGATCGAACCGTTCGATCTTCGATCCGACTTCATTTTTACCGTTAAAGcgcccccgatctacaagaaggtaagtattttggcttcatcttttctgtttttcttgttgttttcgtGGAATGTGGGTTGAGGCGCGATGGGGCTTTTTGGCCGAATGTTTGAGGTTAGATCTACAAAGATCCAACtgttggatttttgtgatttttggatatgatggtcggtttgcttgagggagttgggtggcggtcttggatcaccggaaatcgccggccacggtggccgaCGACGTTGGCAGTGTTTTGTCCCATTTTAGCCGAGAGTTTGactctagatctacgaagatctagccgtccgatctttctcatttttgggtatgttgctctCCTTGGTGCTACGCACCTCAGGGTAGCCTCTGATAGTTGGGAAAATGGCCGGCGGTCGGCGAACGGCGATGGCCAGATTTTGCCTCTATTTTGGTCGAAAATTAATTCTCAGATCTATTAAGATCTGACAGTCCAATGGGTTTCATTTTAAGGTATGTTGTtattcgtggcgagggcttcgtatcGGTATATTGATCGGCCATTTTTGGCCGGCCGGTAGTGGCAGTTTGctgggaaagaaaagaaaaagaaagaaagaaagaaaagaaaagaaaaagaaagaaagaaaagaaaataaaaataaataaaatataaagaaaaaagaaatgagggcttttggggttgggtatgtcgggttaggttttagcctaggatggcggggcccgattcggttttaggatggcccaatgtgttgggcatgactgacccagttgtggcagcccttgggctggcccactcggcttgttctcccttgtcgcttgtccgtggACCCAGGAtggcttggttaggttggtcttactcaggatatcgaggttggtctaatttgggttctctttaggtctcatAGAATTGacgatatgattggcgagtcattttgttgatcggagttctaaggacgaagccctattagatgactcgagactgagtaagactgaccccgagtgcgttctaggctagcctatgatgatgatgtgggtttatttcgaatcttgatttctgatggatttcTTTCATtctgaggctagaatattgcaatttattccttttaaatcatttattaaattattaattaattattaagtttttaagaaaatttatcaatttagttataaatataaatatatgtatgtatttttgataaaggaggaatttagataaaaaaaaaaatatattatctatattaaaagaaaactagtttatgggtaaatatatatatatatatatatattatgatattgcagcctataagtgggtgtgtagttccactatacacttatgcgtagcatgcaaggcgaggcatgatgacgtagtcgatggcttagctcgacgaattccatgacgccagatttgaatattgtgCGGGCCAAggtattaaataatcaattcagGGTGTTAGGTAATGGTTAGGGTTTTTGGTAATTCCATTTCATCGTTActcttgttacctaaatgtgaccaccccattctatttattgtaggctcagattctTAGGATTTTGTTCGATTTTCTCCCCAAACTCGAACTTGAGTCATCGTTTccccaggcgagtagacaggatatgttatgtttaccttatattatgcacgtatatactatttcattcataaatattataaacttgtactgatttttatatgcataactcgtacatgatttttatatgcggatcatagaaaaatactcttaaatgtttctaacttgcatgaaatattttcatcatactGGGAGAGATATAAGttgaaagataccctaactgatttcttgtcttgagaatgtgaaatgttgaatgatatggtgtattttaggcaccacatgaaatgataaatgattatgatttatgcataaattagggtatcatttgcattattattagaggactatctagtagattccctggtgactcacaacaggaaaagatcatggtactgtgagacttgacatgccaaggccatgagagacacggatagtatgtttcagcactgttatcacgtgggcctttatgatgatattgtgtgatgatgatgtatgtgccgatatatatgcttgtgtgcatgtgtatataggcgttaggccagtttctactagtgtgtcctcagaattagtgcatgcatctcatacaaaagtataggggacttaggtggttagggaacaacttataGGGGCTgtctttaggcacctatttttcctacactatgttttcctttgaaacctcaaattatttaaacttatggttcaTATTTCCGCTGTTTATAccgttattatgttattgtactcatgatgatcattctagcatttttattatatactctcctagtgggcatgacataccttatactcgcgagtccacaagactcacctcgttttattaaaaatattttcagggaattctcattttgattattggtccagcagattttctggtatgatatcataccctcttttgattttttgatgtattataggatgctctgtggagacatacatgtgttgtagagtctgatgttttgtcttttatttttgttagcacataattgtgccaagggcccgagGTACGGGAACagatatgtatttatgacagcagtgtgatagatattttgtacagctgctgtatatggaatattgagatattatgttagaaggtgaattggtattttattcatgttctgTATCTTGTCAGTAGTATTATCAtattcaaatcgagctagagaagaggcttactagtccattgtGGGGCCGCTGGACttagggattagtgccggtcatgacataTCAGATTTCGGGTCATGACagattggtattagagcctagGTTACTCTC from Diospyros lotus cultivar Yz01 chromosome 6, ASM1463336v1, whole genome shotgun sequence encodes:
- the LOC127803413 gene encoding dihydrofolate reductase-like isoform X2 — encoded protein: MTTEIQSKPRILCLHGFRTSGEIFKKQVGKWPESVLGRLDLVFLDGAYPAAGESGVEGYYDPPYYEWFQYSEDLGEYYNFDGCIAYIEDYMVKHGPFDGLMGSSQGAGICAALPGMQLDGVALTEVPKIKFVIVISGGKFGGSERVLGGKYDGLKIGLPKLAANAFSSPLKCPSLHFIDERGLKTMLSFIDKIETIEK
- the LOC127803413 gene encoding uncharacterized protein LOC127803413 isoform X1 encodes the protein MTTEIQSKPRILCLHGFRTSGEIFKKQVGKWPESVLGRLDLVFLDGAYPAAGESGVEGYYDPPYYEWFQYSEDLGEYYNFDGCIAYIEDYMVKHGPFDGLMGSSQGAGICAALPGMQLDGVALTEVPKIKFVIVISGGKFGGSERVLGGKYDGLKIGLPKLAANAFSSPLKCPSLHFIGETDFLRATGRELAESFEEPIFLHHPEGHTIPRLDERGLKTMLSFIDKIETIEK